In Mesoplodon densirostris isolate mMesDen1 chromosome 5, mMesDen1 primary haplotype, whole genome shotgun sequence, a single window of DNA contains:
- the LOC132491086 gene encoding LOW QUALITY PROTEIN: tetratricopeptide repeat protein 19, mitochondrial-like (The sequence of the model RefSeq protein was modified relative to this genomic sequence to represent the inferred CDS: inserted 1 base in 1 codon) encodes MKDEPEEAKLILHDALHLAYKSDNMKTITYTYDVTAYLSFIRGQLENAEKLFRATMSYLLGGAMQQEDNAIIEISLKLATIYTAQNRQELAVAGYXFCISTLEEKIEREKELSEDTLSVEEKANTHLLLGMCLDTCASYLLFSKQPSQSQRMYEEALQISEEILGERHPQTIMLLSDLATTLDAQGRSDEACVHAQRVSDLARQAEHPELQVLLSNLAAALTHRARYAQAEEIYQEALKRAKLKRDEVSAQHIREELAELSGKRRPLS; translated from the exons ATGAAAGATGAGCCAGAAGAGGCGAAGCTAATTTTGCATGATGCTCTTCATCTTGCCTATAAGAGTGATAACATGAAGACCATCACTTACACTTATGATGTGACGGCCTACTTATCATTTATACGGGGTCAGCTTGAAAATGCGGAAAAACTTTTTAGAGCAACAATGAGTTACTTGCTTGGAGGGGCCATGCAACAGGAAGACAATGCAATAATAGAAATCTCTCTAAAGCTGGCCACTATTTATACTGCTCAGAATAGACAGGAATTGGCTGTTGCTGGCT AATTCTGCATTTCAACTCTAGAGgaaaaaattgaaagagaaaaggaattatCAGAAGACACTTTGTCAGTGGAAGAGAAAGCCAACACCCATCTCCTCTTGGGCATGTGCCTAGACACCTGTGCCAGCTACCTTCTGTTCTCCAAGCAGCCATCACAGTCACAGAGGATGTATGAGGAAGCTTTACAGATCTCTGAAGAAATACTAGGAGAAAGACACCCACAGACCATCATGCTGCTGAGTGACCTGGCCACCACCCTGGATGCACAGGGCCGCTCTGACGAGGCCTGTGTTCACGCACAGAGGGTGTCAGACCTGGCGAGACAGGCGGAGCACCCTGAGCTCCAAGTGCTGCTCAGTAATCTGGCTGCAGCCCTGACGCACAGAGCACGATATGCACAAGCAGAAGAGATCTACCAGGAAGCACTGAAGCGAGCAAAGCTGAAAAGAGATGAGGTTTCTGCGCAGCACATCAGGGAAGAGCTGGCTGAGCTTTCAGGAAAAAGGAGACCTTTGTCGTAA